ACGCTGGCTAAACTTAATAGGcctaattattataataataataataacaaactAATATTGCCGGCCTATTTGTAAGTCATTCCAGGATGTATTGATACGAAATAAAGTGCGCTCAACCTTGAAAAACAGTTAAACTTGAGAGACCTGTGGGTATAGCCTATACTGAATATAGATCACATGACATTTTATTAGATTGTGGGATAGCCTATCAAACAAAACGCGCTTATTGTCCCAGTGGATGATGTGAAGCAGCACGAGGTTAAAGTGGCCTTCAACAGCAGAACTTACACATAGCCTACTTTAGTCCACAATTCAGTTTTCACCTCAGCGACCAAACcctggcggagagagagagagagaaggcaaatGCCACGGATGGAGCCAATAGAAAAGCTCCTGCGGTCTGTGCAAATGTTTCCCAGCCAGTCAGGCCGACAGACACAACGTTCTGTGGGTCCGATAAAGCGGCAGATGTTTCGGTTGTAGAAACCTATCCTACCTTGGTTGGGAGAGCTTATGTGTGCGTCAAATGTGAGCCAAATGTTTATTACAGGTGTAGGCCAGTTTTTGTGCAGTAGGTTACTGCATTCCGTTTAACAGTCATGCGTATTACATGCTTTTCTTTGGCCGATGCTCACTCGATTTAAAAGACTTGTGGACCTCAATCATGTGTGATTAAATGAACGGAATTATAACATAGATTAACATCACGCCACAGCTGGGGAAAACAAAATAGCCTGGACTAGGTTATAAAACATCAGGTCGGCCCTTTCGTCTCCCATCGTGTTAATATCCTCACAGTAGAGTCTACAGACCGAGGTTTCTGCATCATACATTATTTTGACTTAAGGATCCCTGCTTTACGTGACAAACAGACCACACAttcactgacacagacacacacattctaatTCTAGGCCTCATATAATTTCTTGAACTGTAAATAAGGCACTTTAAATCTGACAGAAAGTTGAGCACGACTGCTTTGGAAGTATGGGTGGAAATCGTTTCCATCTGTGCGTTGTTAACTTTGTGTTACATGAAGTAGGTTAGTCTAATATACGTGACCCCGTTCTTCTCCACAGGCGGAGTGTCAACGTGCTCAAAATACAGTTTGAGTGTGGGAAACCGGGGACAACCTGAAACTGTCTGACCACGAAAGAGAAATTGGTGAAGCCACGCTCATAAACTGGTGTGAAGTCTCGACAACTCCCAGGCAACCAAACGGAGCAAACGGTTTTAGTCTACCTTTGTGCGGTTTATACGCCAAACTCGTGTGAGCGAGGCGAGAGAACGAGGCGCAGGATTGCAGCCGTCCGGTTCCCACGGTGCTGCTGATCTGCGTGTCATTCTATGCGTCGCGTCACCTCTTTTCACTTCAAAAAGGAAGTCGCTCAGGCCATTGTTATTTGAAGTTCCATTGCTTGTCACTTAAAACAACTGGAATATCCGCAGTTGATATTTAAACAGGCTGTGACCACCACGAACGATGTGTTTTTATTGACGCCCGTGCAGCACATGCCCTCTTCTTTTATTGAGAATTTTCACTTTCCATCACATTATGTCATTTGAGTTGTTGTTTTGTAGTGCCTGCCAATTGTTGCCCATTTGTTTCTCACCGAGTTGAACATGTTTGGACATTATGCCTATAGCATTCGAAAACATGCCTTTAGGCTTCAGTGAGAACATACTCTGTTGTTGTCCTTATATATCGTTGAGGCAAAACTATTCAATTGAGTTAAAAGCCTGTTCAAAACATGTAGGcctctgtatttatttatttatagttGAAAATTGAAACAGTAGCAGCCACCGTTATTTTCCTGTTATTTTGGTCTTTCAGGTAGTCTCCACTAAATCGCTTCAGCACATAGTTGCGAACCACACCTCTTCCCTTTAGTTTGTCATTTATAACACCCCCTTTGAGCCCAGTATTAGCATGACTTCGTCGAGGACTGTAAATTAGTTGTTTGTCACTGACTTTTACATGTGAAACCTGGCTCTGTTTGTCCGCTGACTTCAGAGGCAAAATAGAGCCAAAAGAGCGTGAGGTGTCCAGCATGTATCCACTAGCTTATCCATATAactcatttttttttactttgtcatGGTGTTGTTTGTTACGTTTGTAACACCATCCTCATCGTTTGAGTCACGTTGGCTTCGTCCGGCCGGGGAGCCTATAGGATGTAGAAACGATTTTACTGACACCACTTGTTATATTTCTGCGGCATTTGGATTCCTCTAGATCACGCCCCTGCTCTACAGTTTCAAGATTTTGGACCCTCCCCAAACGCACCCAGCAGCCTATGACCTCCCTCGGTTTCCGCCCATTTCTACAAAGCTTATTCTATTGAGAACTATTGTTATGCAAATAAAGGACGCGTAAAACATCCCCCTCGCGCGCACTGTAGAGCAGAGACTCTCTTGGACCGCACGAAGGACACGCAACGGGGCACGCGGGGGATTTTCACAGTAACGTCGCCATCACCCGTCCAATTGTCACAGGCAAGTATTCAACACTTCAACGTAATGTAATATACCACTTACTGGTAAAACCACTGTATTTATAGCATGCGTTAAAATTCCCCTGATGCGTAAAAGCTATGCATAAAACAGCTTTTGATGTGGACcgtagcctataggctacataaggTGGGTTAACATATCAGTGACAATCAGCACTCTTACATGGTTCTGTACCTGTCTTAAACAGGCACACGGAACGCGGCGGCTACGGGGACATCCAGGCAAGACGCAAGAACAAGATAAACCTGTCCTGAAACAACGACTGTTCACGGCGTCCCGGGGTCCCGTGGTCGTATTGCCAAGTTCCCAAGACCCGAGAAGTTAAAGCTGCCGCGCTCCAACTCCGTGATATCGACAGTACCTGGTGCTGCTACGGAGAGAGAACCGGAGGGGAGAAGACACCTCGCCCAACTGGATCTCTTACACTTTATTTCTTTTAATAGGGATTTTTGGATCTCTGCCGTCATTGACAACATTTTGCACACCAAGTGTGTTATTTTGGTTTCTTGTCCTTTTTGGGATATATAGTGGTTTAGCATTcgattattttctttttaagtGCCTTATTAACTGGTAGTTATCCAGTCAGCGGGCGTGTTACCAGAGCAGTGACTCGCACAGTGATTTTCACGTATAGCAGCATAGGATCTATTTCCCAGTCCATCTTCACCATGAGCCAAGCGGATGTATCGACTTGCTCCGCGCCGCAGCGGGTTTTCCAGGAGGCAGTGAAAAAAGGCAACACTAAGGAACTCCACTCGTTGCTCCAGAACATGACAAACTGCGAATTCAATGTCAACTCCTTCGGGCCCGAGGGACAGACGGCGCTGCATCAGTCGGTCATTGATGGAAATCTCGAGCTCGTTAAACTTCTGGTGAAGTTTGGAGCCGATATTCGGTTGGCGAACAGGGAAGGCTGGAGTGCCTTACATATTGCCGCTTTTGGAGGACACCAAGACATAGTCCTATACCTCATCACTAAGGCAAAGTACTCTTCTGGCGCGCGGTGATCTGCTTCAGCTGTCAGGTAAACACGGAAAGCCAGGCTCTTGTAAATTTGCGTTTCCATAGTTGTGCCAAATTATTAAAGAAAACAGTAAACTTCCCTCTGCCTATTCAAACCAAACGGGGGTCCTTCTGGCTCGTGAGTGAAACAGACATCCCACGGTTCTCGCATGAATCTTGAAAAATAGAAAACGCCATTTAGGTGGGTTGGTACTAAAGCTTTTTTTCTTGAATGTGTATAATATAGATTgggacttaaaaaaaaaatttgaacCCAGGTGTGTTTTACTCCCGAGTTCAGTTGGCCTTTCACGCGGCGACGGTCTCATCCTCGCGCCGCGGTTCCACTGAAACGCCTTTTTCTCCTCGAGCTTCATCGGAGTCGTCGGCCTGTGGCTCCACGCTGTTCACTTGTATGACCCCTTCTAAATTATTTTGATATAGGCCTAAAAGTTGGCACTTGATGCTGCGGCTGCATGCTGGAATAGCTTAAAGGGAAGAACATGAACACTGCCGGGGAGGCCATCCTCTGTTTGGGCTACATAgtctgtttttctcctttttaattaattatgattttttttcaaAGAGCAGCATTATGATATCCAATTCGCTTTTCAGACGTGTAATCATAACAGCATTTGACACGTGTGTTGTTAAGTACTGTACACAATAGCTTTACTTTGTTTCTTTGTAAAAGTAGCTAAGCGCTCTCGCCGCTAAGCCAGCAGGCTGCCGGCACCCTCTTTCAGGCCAGTGCGACCAGTTGTCAATGGTTACTGTGTTACTAAACCGCTGCTCTGCTTTGTATCAAAACGTCAGGAAAGTCGCATTCGGAGTTCAGTTTATGCTCTCATTTCAGTATTGTATACCATCCTGGTCCTCACTGTGAACACAGGCTGGCGTATTTATGAAGGTACATTGAGAAGAAGGTGCATTTTGAATATGTTGTGGTTTATTTCTTTACAAAAATCATTACGTTTTAAGAATATTTAGGGTGACTTAAAAAAGCTGCTTCTGACTTGTACTAGGCCTAGGTTTAACAACTGGCCCCTGTGGAGACACCTTCCTAAGCCCTCTAAATTGGTCTGCAACCGAAATGCTTCCTAACTCAATCCCCCTTGAACTCGGTTTGGTTCTTATTGCCAACTACCTCGACTGTGAAGAATTAAACCCCCACCTCACCACCGACCATGCATTCTCTCACAGGAGAA
The Hypomesus transpacificus isolate Combined female chromosome 22, fHypTra1, whole genome shotgun sequence genome window above contains:
- the nrarpa gene encoding notch-regulated ankyrin repeat-containing protein A, producing the protein MSQADVSTCSAPQRVFQEAVKKGNTKELHSLLQNMTNCEFNVNSFGPEGQTALHQSVIDGNLELVKLLVKFGADIRLANREGWSALHIAAFGGHQDIVLYLITKAKYSSGAR